The window TGCTGTATGTAGGCACAGGCTAAAACAGTTTGTTTAAAGTGAGTGATAattgaaagtttttcttttttatttctttttcttaAATGTGGGGAAAGAATGTGTCATTGGTTTCAAGCGGTTGATAGTGAAAGCGATGAAGCAAGTTTACTCGTCGTGCAGAAAATGACACGCACAGTTAGcattttattaaaagtgtGTAACAAACGATTACATTTACGTAAGTGCTAATGTTTCGTTGAATTTTAAGGATATAACTCACATGACTATTTTATTTAGTAGCTTACGTCTCATTATACAGAAAAGTTTGCAAAGTTCAATCCATCCTTTCCAGTAGGCAATAATGAACCAATGTAATATGCAATGACATACACATCAGTTGTAATTAAAAGGTAACTATACttacataaaaacattaacaacAAAGTCTGTTGTTTAGAGAGATATTTAAATGAATAGTTCAGCAGCGCACAAAATTAATAGTAACTGAAACAAATTACAGCACTTTTATACCAATATGGCAGCAAAATTGTTGCAtgtttaataaacttttagaCTTTAGAGTAATAGCAAAGATTTTTGAGCATTTTATGCCTAACAAGGTTCTTAACGGCAACCCCGCCCTCCCATTACAATAGCGAGTGATTTCTAAGCTTTTTGAGTGCTAATATTGATTGGCAGTAAGCACATTCTATACAATCAAGTGCTCTTACCCAAAGTTTGAAACATCTcgacataaaaagtttttcaaaatgctgACTTCAAGCGTTTGGACAAATATTGTCGTAGTTTTGTGAGGTAGAACAACAAAGATTTAATCAATTAAGTATAAATTTGTCTGTACAACAGTTACACCTATATGCCATCACCAAAAAGGAGGTATAGGGCATTTGTCGGATTTGTAATATGTCGTGTTAATAGCATGCATGGTTCAGTTTAGTGTACCGAAAACATTCAAATTTTGAAAGAATATGTTCAGGTAATTCACAGGCACAAATAAAAGGCTTGTTCATAGAATGTTAACAACATATTTTCAGTGAGTAGTCCTACCCTAATGCTCGCTTTTAGTTGAAATCTATCAGGTTTACAATGGTAGGCAGGCTGTGTTGTTTCAGTATTGCGGGAATTTTATGTGGGCTGGCCGTTGTGAGTGCCAGCCTTGCCGCAGGCACAGATTATTGGTATGAGATATTAAATAAGGTTCCAGCACAAACAAATGACAATGCTACCGTTCCCACCTACAAATACCCTTACCATGTTGGTCTTTGGCTCACTTGCTATGATCAGGATATACCAGACACAAGTAAGATTTTAGTcaactttcaatttttctgTAAGGGTTAGCTGAATAACTGTTAATctaaagaattttattttttccagtACCTAACAAAGAGTTGATTAGCGGAAATTGCGTGTTGAATTATGACTTTCGATCAAAACATATAGAAGGTGAGCCATGAAATGTATAAGAACTAAtcataacaaaatatttcttaagACCATTACTACTAACAGTAATGATGGCTTTGGCTACCTTTTAGACTTTGCCAGAACAAGTGCGGTGTGTATTGTACTTTCTTGTGGAATAATGTTGGCTTCTGGTGTCCTTGGAATGTCAGGATGCGCTTGTAGGCGTAGCACTCCCTTGCTGTTGAGTGGgatatttttatatgtttcTAGTAAGTAGAACTGTTATCTGAAATCCAGTCACAATTGCAATATTACAATTCCTAAAGAAATACTTGCATACCACGTGATCTACCAGAGAATTAAAGCATGTGTCACTTTATATTAAGCTTTGGTTATGCTCATTGGGATGTGCTGTTTCATTGGACGGATATTGCTCGAGGGTGAACCACCAAATATCCCAGTTGCTGCAGAGGTGTCTACTCGATACGGATGGTCGTTCTACTTAGGTTGGGCTTCCGTTGGACTGCAATTACTCTCAGCATCGATGATGGTTGGAGGAAACAGAAAGTGCAGCGGGATAAAGGATCAAGTAAACTTCATATGACTGGAGGGGAACAGAGTTACTGAAACAGACTTGGGTGTAAGACATACCTAGTCATTCAGTAAGGAGGAACAATCCACAACATCACCTGAAAGTATCAGTTGCTCCAGGCATCTGGAACATGTTGGCTCAAAGAcggttaattttttttgtatcaaATGCCATTTGTATTAAAGATATTTCTACCAGGCAAGTGTCAATGCTAACATTTACATAGGTTACTTCACAATTGAAATATCTTCCTTGCCAAGCCAAGAGGCTTAACTTGTACAAAGTAAGAATATGTAGgtggaaataattgcaaataaGACTTATTTGACTTGCCTTTAAATTCATCTGTTCAAAGCTTGCAATGGCAAAAAGGTACTTTAGCAAGTTTATCACAAAAGCAAGAACCTATTATTGCGTATATGAAAGCAAGTCTAGACAGTCCACATACACGTCTcaatattattacaaaaagGTTGGGACAGAGGCATGAAACTCACACAGTGTTTTACAACTCAGTGGATAAGAAGATTAGTGTGCGACTGGTACATTCTCGAAATAAAAGCAACGCAGACGCAACAGATAAGCTTTTAATGCACGATAAAAAGAAATAGGCAGTGCTAAAAACCAACTTTAAAATCTAGCAACAAGTTCAACAAATACAAAGTATTgtcattttgaaaattatctGTTTAAAAATTCTGCCCAACGAAAATAaccttttataaaaatgtcaaattacGTCAGTCAACATGAtggaacaaacaaaaaagaaatgacAGTGAAAGAACTGGTAGAATTTTTCACACAGAAAATGCTGGTACCAATGATGTGATAAGATTTGATGCCTTGGAAACTACTTAGATGAGAGCAGCTTGACAGACCAATTATACACAACTACTCAACCAAACGCCTTGTAATTGGTAACTAACCTGTTGACTTTTTTCTGTTGGATGCAGTATTAGCTATTGATTGACAGCAGTAAGATGGCCGATAGATACAAAACAAAGGCCTACAATGACATGCTGGCACTACAGATACACGGTAAAATCGTCACGCATTTGTGCAGTAAAACTAGCAAAAATAAACTCAACATATTTTGATAGTAAAACgcataaaaaatactttgaggtaaaaatgattaaaatttaacagTATCAACGTTTACGTCTCTTTCGTTTTGGCTTGTCACTTTCCATCTTTTGACGAGGTGGGATGCTTTGGCGAGATGTGGGCTTGTGTAAATCTGTATTAGCAATACAAAATTAACACAACCACTGTTTACTTACAGCACATAGTAAGTATATATTTTCACACCATAGCATTTTAAGTACGAAGTCTTTTGTAAAGTAGCAATCCTGTTTAACATTTCATGCAAATATCTGGTAAAAAGAATCAATCTGGTAAGAATCTGGTAAAAACTTCAAGGCAGACCTATTTGCTTTTCCACTTCTTTCaatcgttgtttcgcttcatCTCTTtcagcttttttctttttcatctcATCGGTTCCAAGAGACTCCTCCAGGAGTGAGAGCTCCTCGTTGGCAGACTCAACCTCATCCAGAATGCCATACAACTCATTTAGCAATTCTGATAAAACGTTGTcttgttttaagaaattaatcaaaaattaaTCTTTTCATAAATATGGTAATATTGTCtgttttttaaatagttttgcttagtattttgtataaattacAACAATTAGTAATACTTTTAAGTAGCTCTTAAACTAATATGAGTTCCCTAAAACTTAAATTCAAACTCAAACTCAAGCTGTAACTTTGCAAGTATCAATCAAGAACAGGTGTTGAAAAAGAGATGGCTTAGGTTTAGTAATTAAGTAGACACACTTACCAATCTGTTTGCAACACTGGTAGTACCTTGAAGAAATAGGAGCACCAAATACTACACCCCTGAGCTTTTCCATTGACGGTGCCCTATTTTGATTTCCACCAAATTTTCCATTGCTTCGAATGCGATTGCCATTGCGTGTGAGTATAGTGGGACAGTATGCGTGCTTCACAACCTGTCCATGACAAGTGTTAACAAAATGACAAATATGCAGCAGTTTCTTAAactctaaaacttttcatatataaattaaattttagttCTTTCTAGTCAACCCCTCTTGCTAAATATAACGTGCTTGTTACAAATAAACATCAACACACTAAAAAAATACAGACCATTTTTCTGTAATCATTTGCTGAATCAAGATCGTCTACTATTATTGTATCTCCAAGAAGCATTCCAAAAACTATTAATTGCAAAGTCATCATGAACAGTCTTAACATAACTGGCATAACAACAAAGTACGATCCAAAAGAACTTAATGTAATACCAATCTTGCATTGATTTTCATTCTTAGGGAACTGAAGCAAGTGCCTAGCATAAACAGGATTGCCAGATacgtttttgattttcgttCCATGAGGAAGAGCAGTATTCCAGTTGGATAAATTCTTTCTATATATGCTGTCCATTGGAAGAATTTGTTGGGAACCAGTCGTGATTCTGTGCACTTCCCGTGCCTAAGGCAAAATGAAACGTTATAATATGTAGTGGCAACGTTTTC of the Clavelina lepadiformis chromosome 7, kaClaLepa1.1, whole genome shotgun sequence genome contains:
- the LOC143464883 gene encoding claudin domain-containing protein 1-like → MVGRLCCFSIAGILCGLAVVSASLAAGTDYWYEILNKVPAQTNDNATVPTYKYPYHVGLWLTCYDQDIPDTIPNKELISGNCVLNYDFRSKHIEDFARTSAVCIVLSCGIMLASGVLGMSGCACRRSTPLLLSGIFLYVSTLVMLIGMCCFIGRILLEGEPPNIPVAAEVSTRYGWSFYLGWASVGLQLLSASMMVGGNRKCSGIKDQVNFI